The following are from one region of the Streptomyces tuirus genome:
- a CDS encoding bifunctional lytic transglycosylase/C40 family peptidase, whose translation MLLVVGVYLVAGNLVNGVGGGAKSLAKGSVPAAYAALVQKWGNLCPAISPALLAAQLYQESGFNPRAQSHAAAQGIAQFIPGTWASHGIDGDGDGDRDVWDPKDAIPSAASYDCELASYVKKVGGNATENMLAAYNAGAYAVIKYGGVPPYSETRNYVKRITTLSESFAAPVGRVDPSEQAAAAIDYAQKKLGTPYLWGGTGTAEQGGRFDCSGLTQAAYETVGIKLPRVANDQYNAGPHPSRDELLPGDLVFFSDDLTNSRAIRHVGIYVGGGYMIDAPRTGAVIRFDPIDTPDYFGATRVTEDGAKALPTTV comes from the coding sequence ATGCTGCTCGTCGTCGGGGTCTATCTCGTCGCGGGGAACCTGGTCAACGGTGTGGGCGGTGGGGCGAAATCGCTGGCCAAGGGGTCGGTGCCCGCCGCGTACGCGGCCCTCGTGCAGAAGTGGGGCAACCTCTGCCCCGCCATCAGCCCGGCCCTGCTCGCCGCCCAGCTCTATCAGGAGAGCGGCTTCAACCCCCGGGCGCAGAGCCACGCCGCCGCGCAGGGGATAGCGCAGTTCATCCCCGGCACCTGGGCCAGTCACGGCATCGACGGCGACGGTGACGGCGACCGTGATGTGTGGGACCCGAAGGACGCGATTCCCTCGGCCGCCTCCTACGACTGCGAACTCGCGTCGTACGTGAAGAAGGTTGGCGGGAATGCGACCGAAAACATGCTGGCCGCCTACAACGCGGGCGCCTACGCGGTGATCAAGTACGGGGGCGTGCCGCCGTACAGCGAGACCCGCAACTACGTGAAGCGGATCACGACGCTCTCGGAGAGTTTCGCGGCGCCGGTCGGGCGGGTCGACCCTTCCGAGCAGGCCGCCGCCGCGATCGATTACGCGCAGAAGAAGCTGGGCACGCCCTACCTCTGGGGCGGCACCGGCACCGCTGAGCAGGGCGGACGCTTCGACTGCTCGGGTCTGACCCAGGCCGCCTACGAGACCGTGGGCATCAAGCTGCCGCGTGTCGCCAACGACCAGTACAACGCCGGTCCGCACCCCTCGCGGGACGAACTGCTCCCCGGCGACCTGGTGTTCTTCTCGGACGACCTGACAAATTCCCGAGCCATCCGGCATGTCGGCATTTATGTCGGAGGCGGGTACATGATCGACGCGCCCCGGACCGGTGCCGTCATCCGATTCGACCCGATCGACACCCCCGACTACTTCGGAGCCACCCGCGTCACCGAAGATGGCGCGAAAGCGCTGCCCACAACGGTGTGA
- a CDS encoding oxidoreductase: MAEQTKTQNSETWSADRLPGLDGRTVVVTGANSGIGLTATHALARAGAHVVLAVRDTERGRAAAATVPGSTEVRRLDLADLASVRAFADAWKEPLHLLVNNAGVMMLPRQRTKDGFEMQFGTNHLGHFALTNLLLPQITGRVVTVSSGAHRWGGARIGFDDLDMAANYTPQRAYAQSKLANLLFTLELQRRLTESGSPVRALAAHPGYAATNLQSHAANPVLRALMSLGNRFFAQDDRAGALPTLYAATEDLPGASYVGPDGFGEMRGKPTLVGRSRAAGDPLTARRLWRVSEELTGTHFPLPRGEEAGV, encoded by the coding sequence ATGGCTGAGCAGACGAAGACCCAGAACAGCGAGACGTGGAGCGCGGACCGGCTCCCGGGCCTCGACGGGAGGACCGTCGTCGTCACCGGCGCCAACAGCGGCATCGGTCTCACCGCGACCCACGCGCTGGCCCGGGCGGGGGCGCACGTCGTCCTCGCCGTGCGGGACACCGAGCGCGGGCGGGCCGCGGCGGCGACCGTGCCGGGCAGCACCGAGGTGCGCCGGCTGGACCTGGCGGACCTGGCCTCCGTGCGGGCGTTCGCCGACGCCTGGAAGGAGCCACTGCACCTTCTCGTCAACAACGCCGGGGTGATGATGCTCCCCCGGCAGCGCACCAAGGACGGCTTCGAGATGCAGTTCGGCACGAACCATCTCGGGCACTTCGCCCTGACGAACCTGCTGCTGCCGCAGATCACCGGCCGCGTCGTCACGGTCTCCTCCGGCGCCCACCGCTGGGGTGGCGCGAGGATCGGCTTCGACGACCTGGACATGGCGGCGAACTACACCCCGCAGCGCGCATACGCCCAGTCCAAGCTGGCCAACCTCCTGTTCACCCTGGAGCTTCAGCGCCGGCTCACCGAGTCGGGGTCCCCGGTCCGCGCCCTGGCCGCGCACCCCGGCTACGCGGCGACCAACCTCCAGAGTCATGCCGCCAACCCGGTGCTGCGCGCCCTCATGAGCCTCGGCAACCGGTTCTTCGCACAGGACGACCGCGCGGGCGCCCTCCCCACCCTCTACGCCGCCACCGAGGACCTCCCCGGGGCGAGCTACGTGGGTCCCGACGGCTTCGGCGAGATGCGCGGCAAGCCGACCCTCGTGGGCCGCTCCCGCGCGGCCGGCGACCCGCTGACCGCCCGGCGGCTGTGGCGGGTCTCGGAGGAGCTGACAGGGACGCACTTTCCGCTGCCGCGGGGTGAAGAGGCGGGTGTCTGA
- a CDS encoding TetR/AcrR family transcriptional regulator: MVRMPASRPAPESRPYHHGDLRSTLLAGAERTLREKGVGALSLRELAREAGVSHAAPGRHFKDKQALLNALALVGYDRLGQALEGADDPALPLEQRLTALARAYLAFSIDNAELLELMYARKHEPDASEQLAAAVDRTVGSLERVIADAQERGEIIAGDPQYLTLVTGATLQGIASFAAGGMLAPEAALDGTEEFVHLLLHGLKPR, translated from the coding sequence ATGGTCCGCATGCCAGCAAGCCGCCCCGCCCCGGAGAGCCGCCCCTACCACCATGGGGACCTGCGCTCCACCCTGCTCGCCGGCGCGGAACGCACCCTGCGGGAGAAGGGGGTCGGCGCACTCTCGCTGCGCGAACTCGCCAGGGAGGCAGGGGTGAGTCACGCCGCACCCGGCCGCCACTTCAAGGACAAGCAGGCCCTGCTCAACGCCCTGGCACTCGTCGGCTACGACCGGCTGGGCCAGGCCCTGGAGGGCGCCGACGACCCCGCTCTCCCGCTGGAGCAGCGGCTCACCGCGCTCGCCCGGGCCTATCTCGCCTTCTCGATCGACAACGCCGAGCTGCTGGAGCTCATGTACGCCCGCAAGCACGAGCCCGACGCGTCCGAGCAGCTGGCCGCGGCCGTGGACCGGACGGTCGGCTCCCTGGAGCGGGTCATCGCCGACGCCCAGGAGCGCGGCGAGATCATCGCGGGCGACCCGCAGTACCTCACCCTGGTGACCGGCGCGACCCTCCAGGGCATCGCCTCCTTCGCGGCGGGCGGCATGCTCGCCCCCGAGGCGGCCCTCGACGGCACCGAGGAGTTCGTCCACCTCCTCCTGCACGGCCTCAAGCCCCGCTGA
- a CDS encoding SCO6880 family protein, with amino-acid sequence MTTESHVSHPVTPRRTYLIGRARPNAIIGRNRETGEIALIVVGAFLGMMCGLLVPVLSLRIVLLAGFPMLALSAVYVPYKHRTFYKWFEINRSYKRTLKQGTAYRSAVIEAGTRLDGREVEIGPPPGIGRITWLAAPFGPDEIAVLLHADRKTVTAAIEIEGPGVGLRDSEDQEALVDRFGTLLKHVANGDGFVTRIQMLARTLPADPDAHAKDVAVRGDERALPWLQESYDQLQSMVSTSSEQHRAYLVACMHYTRDLAAEANAMARAARAHGGKVDRDAGLAVVMARELTDICSRLQEADIRVRQPLGQSRLSSLIHSMYDPDHPIDHIQAMTKRNAWPAELDAMEPTYLQAKTRESSTRAPWCHATAWVKEWPMTPVGVNFLAPLLVHTPDVIRTVAVTMDLEPTEVAIERMLTEKTNDEAEASRAAKMNRTVDPRDIAAHSRLDQRGEDLASGAAGVNLVGYITVSSRSPDSLARDKRTIRASAGKSYLKLEWCDREHHRAFVNTLPFATGIRR; translated from the coding sequence TTGACGACCGAGTCCCACGTGTCCCATCCGGTCACGCCCCGCCGGACATATCTGATCGGCCGCGCCCGGCCGAACGCGATCATCGGCCGCAACCGCGAGACCGGCGAGATCGCCCTGATCGTCGTGGGCGCGTTCCTCGGCATGATGTGCGGGCTCCTCGTCCCGGTGCTGAGCCTGCGCATCGTGCTGCTCGCCGGCTTCCCCATGCTCGCGCTGTCCGCGGTCTACGTGCCGTACAAGCACCGCACGTTCTACAAGTGGTTCGAGATCAACCGCAGCTACAAGCGGACCCTCAAACAGGGCACCGCCTACCGCTCCGCCGTCATCGAGGCCGGCACCCGGCTCGACGGCCGCGAGGTCGAGATCGGCCCGCCCCCCGGCATCGGCCGCATCACCTGGCTGGCCGCCCCCTTCGGCCCCGACGAGATCGCCGTGCTCCTGCACGCCGACCGCAAGACCGTCACCGCCGCCATCGAGATCGAGGGCCCCGGCGTCGGCCTGCGCGACAGCGAGGACCAGGAAGCCCTCGTCGACCGCTTCGGCACCCTGCTCAAGCACGTCGCCAACGGCGACGGCTTCGTCACCCGCATCCAGATGCTGGCCCGCACCCTCCCCGCCGACCCGGACGCCCACGCCAAGGACGTCGCCGTCCGCGGCGACGAAAGGGCCCTGCCCTGGCTCCAGGAGTCCTACGACCAGCTCCAGTCGATGGTGTCCACCAGCAGCGAGCAGCACCGCGCCTACCTCGTCGCCTGCATGCACTACACGCGCGACCTCGCCGCCGAGGCCAACGCCATGGCCCGCGCCGCCCGCGCCCACGGCGGCAAGGTCGACCGCGACGCCGGACTCGCCGTCGTCATGGCCCGCGAGCTCACCGACATCTGCTCGCGCCTCCAGGAAGCCGACATCCGGGTACGCCAGCCCCTCGGCCAGAGCCGGCTGTCCTCCCTGATCCACTCCATGTACGACCCGGACCACCCGATCGACCACATCCAGGCGATGACCAAGCGCAACGCCTGGCCGGCCGAACTGGACGCCATGGAGCCCACCTACCTCCAGGCCAAGACCCGCGAGTCCTCCACCCGCGCCCCCTGGTGCCACGCCACGGCCTGGGTGAAGGAGTGGCCGATGACCCCCGTCGGCGTCAACTTCCTCGCCCCGCTGCTCGTCCACACCCCGGACGTCATCCGCACCGTCGCCGTCACCATGGACCTCGAACCCACCGAGGTCGCCATCGAGCGCATGCTCACCGAGAAGACCAACGACGAGGCCGAGGCGTCCCGCGCCGCCAAGATGAACCGCACCGTCGACCCCCGCGACATCGCCGCGCACTCCCGCCTCGACCAGCGCGGCGAGGACCTCGCCAGCGGCGCCGCCGGCGTCAACCTCGTCGGCTACATCACCGTCTCCTCCCGCTCACCCGACTCCCTCGCCCGCGACAAGCGGACGATAAGGGCCTCGGCCGGAAAGTCGTACCTGAAGCTGGAATGGTGCGACCGCGAGCACCACCGCGCCTTCGTGAACACCCTTCCCTTCGCCACCGGCATTCGGAGGTAG
- a CDS encoding ATP-binding protein: MRDPLSVLTDAFTSFLFGKVETTRLPVRTSTGQAQAVYLPTAAPGLGDSGVIIGREVYSGKGYIYDPFQLYGQQLPAPHWLVLGESGNGKSALEKTYVLRQLRFRDRQVVVLDAQGEDGVGEWNLIAQELGITPIRLDPTAALDMGIRLNPLDPAITTTGQLALLRTIIEVAMGHGLDERSGFALKVAHAYVNETIVDRQPVLTDIVEQLRHPEPKSAEAMNVAIDDVRAWGLDVALVLDRLVDGDLRGMFDGPTTVGIDLDAPLIVFDLSHIDRNSIAMPILMAIVGVWLEHTWIRPDRKKRIFLVEEAWHIINSPFVAQLFQRLLKFGRRLGLSFVAVVHHLSDVVDGAAAKEAAAILKMASTRTIYAQKADEARATGRVLGLPRWAVEIIPTLTPGIAVWDVNGNVQVVKHLVTETERPLVFTDRAMTEASTDLTDDALHAAELEAEERAAAFVEHHLGDSESTVA, from the coding sequence ATGCGGGACCCGCTGTCCGTCCTCACCGACGCCTTCACCTCCTTCCTCTTCGGGAAGGTCGAGACGACCAGGCTCCCGGTGCGCACGTCCACGGGCCAGGCCCAGGCGGTCTACCTCCCGACCGCCGCCCCCGGCCTCGGCGACTCCGGCGTCATCATCGGCCGCGAGGTGTACTCCGGAAAGGGCTACATCTACGACCCCTTCCAGCTCTACGGCCAGCAACTCCCCGCCCCCCACTGGCTGGTCCTCGGCGAGTCCGGCAACGGCAAGTCGGCGCTGGAAAAAACGTACGTCCTGCGCCAGCTCCGCTTCCGCGACCGCCAGGTCGTCGTCCTGGACGCCCAGGGCGAGGACGGCGTCGGCGAGTGGAACCTCATCGCGCAGGAGCTGGGCATAACTCCCATCCGCCTGGACCCGACAGCGGCCCTGGACATGGGAATCCGCCTCAACCCGCTCGACCCCGCGATCACCACCACGGGCCAGCTCGCCCTGCTCCGGACGATCATCGAGGTCGCCATGGGGCACGGCCTCGACGAACGCTCGGGCTTCGCCCTCAAGGTCGCCCACGCCTACGTCAACGAGACCATCGTCGACCGCCAGCCGGTCCTGACCGACATCGTCGAGCAGCTGCGCCACCCCGAACCCAAGTCCGCCGAGGCGATGAACGTCGCCATAGACGACGTACGGGCCTGGGGCCTCGACGTCGCCCTGGTCCTGGACCGCCTGGTCGACGGTGACCTGCGCGGCATGTTCGACGGCCCCACCACGGTCGGCATCGACCTGGACGCCCCGCTCATCGTCTTCGACCTGTCCCACATCGACCGCAACTCCATCGCCATGCCCATCCTCATGGCGATCGTCGGCGTGTGGCTGGAGCACACCTGGATCCGCCCCGACCGGAAGAAGCGCATCTTCCTGGTCGAGGAGGCCTGGCACATCATCAACAGCCCCTTCGTCGCCCAGCTGTTCCAGCGCCTGCTGAAGTTCGGCCGACGCCTGGGCCTGTCCTTCGTGGCGGTCGTCCACCACCTCTCCGACGTCGTCGACGGCGCGGCCGCCAAGGAGGCCGCGGCCATCCTGAAGATGGCCTCGACCAGGACGATCTACGCGCAGAAGGCGGACGAGGCGAGGGCGACGGGCCGCGTCCTGGGCCTCCCCCGCTGGGCGGTGGAGATCATCCCGACGCTCACCCCCGGCATCGCCGTCTGGGACGTCAACGGCAACGTCCAGGTCGTCAAACACCTGGTCACGGAGACCGAACGCCCCCTGGTCTTCACCGACCGCGCGATGACCGAGGCCTCCACCGACCTCACGGACGACGCCCTGCACGCCGCCGAACTCGAGGCGGAGGAACGCGCCGCGGCCTTCGTGGAGCACCACCTGGGCGACTCCGAATCGACGGTGGCGTAG
- a CDS encoding type IV secretory system conjugative DNA transfer family protein, whose amino-acid sequence MRPDDRHDRRAAQGGIPDGLLVGILAFLLGMTVLAWTATGLAALFAHGSWPSGVTFARTPLAMRGLIAQPHDIPGAWPDTPPGELSGYGLFWGLFIGQLMILVVLTVFVMGTLARWRAVRARRREERILAAEERPAPTPHEVPAAAREQASTAARHEVPAAQEPASTAVQHEVPTPRRSAPDPASPPASPADLPHSTATATPAPATVPATPASLFAQPWTGGWEKVLVAPRETRQTTATQAVRDAEGPALIVTSNPLLWQDTKDARAKLGPTHLYDPTHLCDTPSRLHWSPTTGCEDKDTATRRATALLTPVRPTAKLDQALTDTATTLLRSYLHAAAIDGRTIRHVHRWSQGTQIQDAVRILRTNPKAAPGSAGELEGALTAHPERRDMAQQLTTRALAALSTVNIREACTPNRTDALALDSFVHEGGTLYVVGESIEDPRTHPGAMPLLTALVSSVVERGRHMAERSSAGRLDPPMTLVLDDVAAVAPLPQLPELLATGADRGMPTLALLRSREQGRARWPHDELPVQ is encoded by the coding sequence GTGAGACCGGACGACCGTCACGACCGGCGGGCCGCCCAGGGAGGCATCCCCGACGGCCTGCTGGTCGGCATACTGGCGTTCCTCCTCGGCATGACCGTGCTGGCGTGGACGGCCACGGGCCTGGCCGCCCTGTTCGCCCACGGCTCCTGGCCCTCCGGCGTCACCTTCGCCCGGACACCGCTCGCCATGCGCGGCCTCATCGCCCAGCCCCACGACATCCCCGGCGCCTGGCCCGACACACCCCCCGGTGAACTCTCCGGCTACGGCCTCTTCTGGGGCCTGTTCATCGGCCAGCTGATGATCCTGGTCGTCCTGACGGTGTTCGTCATGGGCACCCTGGCCCGATGGCGGGCGGTCCGGGCCAGACGCCGGGAGGAGAGAATCCTGGCGGCGGAGGAACGGCCGGCACCGACGCCGCACGAGGTACCGGCGGCGGCGCGGGAGCAGGCATCCACAGCTGCGCGGCACGAGGTACCGGCGGCACAGGAGCCCGCATCCACAGCCGTACAGCACGAGGTTCCGACACCGCGCCGCTCGGCCCCCGATCCCGCGAGCCCCCCAGCAAGCCCTGCCGACCTCCCACACTCGACGGCAACCGCCACCCCAGCCCCGGCGACCGTCCCCGCGACCCCGGCGTCCCTCTTCGCCCAGCCATGGACGGGCGGTTGGGAAAAGGTCCTGGTAGCCCCGAGGGAAACCCGCCAGACCACCGCCACCCAGGCCGTACGCGACGCGGAAGGCCCAGCCCTCATCGTCACGTCGAACCCCCTCCTCTGGCAGGACACCAAGGACGCCAGAGCCAAACTGGGCCCCACCCACCTCTACGACCCCACCCACCTCTGCGACACCCCGTCCCGCCTCCACTGGTCCCCCACCACCGGCTGCGAGGACAAGGACACGGCAACCCGACGGGCCACCGCCCTCCTCACCCCCGTACGCCCCACCGCCAAACTCGACCAGGCCCTCACCGACACGGCCACCACACTCCTGCGCAGCTACCTGCACGCCGCCGCGATCGACGGCCGCACCATCCGCCACGTCCACCGCTGGTCCCAGGGCACCCAGATCCAGGACGCCGTACGCATCCTCCGCACCAACCCCAAGGCCGCCCCCGGCTCCGCGGGTGAACTCGAGGGTGCCCTCACGGCCCACCCCGAACGCCGCGACATGGCCCAGCAGTTGACCACCCGCGCCCTCGCGGCCCTCTCCACGGTCAATATCCGCGAGGCCTGCACTCCCAACCGAACTGATGCCCTCGCCTTGGATTCCTTCGTCCACGAAGGGGGCACGCTTTACGTGGTGGGGGAATCCATCGAGGACCCCAGGACACACCCGGGCGCCATGCCCCTCCTGACGGCCCTCGTCTCGAGCGTGGTCGAGCGCGGCCGGCACATGGCCGAACGGTCATCGGCCGGTCGCCTCGACCCACCAATGACGCTCGTCCTGGACGACGTCGCGGCCGTGGCCCCGCTTCCCCAACTCCCGGAGCTGCTGGCCACCGGAGCGGACCGGGGCATGCCGACCCTGGCCCTGCTCCGGTCCCGCGAACAGGGCCGAGCCCGCTGGCCGCACGACGAACTGCCGGTCCAGTAA
- a CDS encoding GNAT family N-acetyltransferase, which produces MSYVIRSVRAGEWVAAKELRLAALRDPVAHLAFLETYEEAAARPDSFWQERTAGAAEGADKAQQIIAEGPDGRWVGTLTVLVEEPGTTDWAGFPVERKQGHVVGVFVRPEERGSGLTEVLFDAALEWSWAQGLERVRLIVHEENGRAQRFYRRVGFLPSGVVVPLGDAGERELEFVLERE; this is translated from the coding sequence ATGAGCTATGTGATCAGGTCCGTCCGTGCTGGTGAGTGGGTCGCGGCGAAGGAGCTGCGGCTCGCGGCGCTGCGGGATCCGGTGGCGCATCTGGCCTTCCTGGAGACGTACGAGGAGGCCGCGGCCAGACCGGACTCCTTCTGGCAGGAGCGGACCGCGGGGGCTGCCGAAGGGGCGGACAAGGCGCAGCAGATCATCGCCGAGGGGCCGGACGGGCGGTGGGTGGGGACGCTGACCGTGCTCGTGGAGGAGCCCGGGACGACCGACTGGGCCGGGTTTCCGGTGGAGCGGAAGCAGGGGCATGTGGTCGGTGTGTTCGTACGGCCCGAGGAGCGCGGGAGCGGGCTGACCGAGGTGCTGTTCGACGCGGCGCTGGAGTGGTCGTGGGCGCAGGGTCTGGAGCGGGTGCGGCTCATCGTGCACGAGGAGAACGGGCGGGCGCAGCGGTTCTACCGGCGGGTGGGGTTCCTGCCGAGTGGCGTGGTCGTGCCGTTGGGGGACGCGGGGGAGCGGGAGTTGGAGTTCGTCCTCGAGCGGGAGTAG